AACATGTTCTAATATGTCCTAATGCAGTTAGTAAGTGCTAAAGCACCAAGGCATGTGGTGTTgtccctttaaaggggctgtccagggtttgaaaaacatggttgctttcttcaatatcagcgcccctcttgtccatagggttgtgtgtggtattgcagctcccattcacttctatggagctGAGTTGTAATACCACACAAaatcctatggacaagggtggggttgtgtttggaagaaagcagccatgtttttctaaccctggacaacccctttaaaaatcaaTGAAAACTATTTCTAAGTGCAATCACAGCAAATGGCACGGCCCTGGTTGTCCACGACTGCAAATCCACTGTTCCTACCAGCATCATCTTCAATCTTCACATTTtcataaaggggttatcccacttttagctgttttgttgcaggaagcagacagctccgcacCTTGCGCAGTGGACagtgttggtactgcaggctgaatcttattgaagtgaatgggactcaacctgcagcaaaacagctagaagtgggacaacccttttaagggttttactgtagcaaaagtttaacaAGTAATGAAACCTCCCATGATTGTTTAATCAATCTTAGCTAATGAGACCACTATAACCATTCCTGTCCCAATTTTCACCATTGATTATGCCCACTGAGTCACATAAAATTCAATGCTAGATTACATTTCATGTTGATATTTAAAGGGCGACTCCAGTTACATAAGAAAATGTAGCTACCTGttcatattcttgtccatagggggcagtattattgtagttctaCTCTGgtccatagggggcaatatttaaGTATTCCTATTCTCattcataaggggcagtattatagtagttacatgaGGGCTGGCTTTAAGGATggcaaactgggcagttgcctaGGGTCCCCTGTTAACGAGGTTCCGCAAGGACCCCCCAAGAACAAACTAAGAGTGCTCATTTATAATGACTGCTCTGGCCTAACCATACATAGAACTGTGCAGCTGTAAGATCATAACCCTATTATATGACAGTtttatgtgggcactgtgtaGTGCAATTACAACAGTGACTTAAGTAGCCTTTGGGACCGTTAAGTGATACCATACGGTATCCTAATATGTATTAGGATAccgtatggcggtattatttatgCACTGTATGATGATATGATTTCATAGATGCTGCTTTTGAAATTATGAGAGAATCTGGTAAATTCCATCTAAAAATATCAACTGTTTAATATCCAACTGATGTGAATAGAAATTGTAGCTGAAGTTGCTCTTTGAGTTGCCTGATTAGTTTATATCATGCAAAGTGCAGGAATACAAGACTTCTGGATACTTGGTTTGCCTTTTGTCTACATTTACACCCTGTGAACTACTGGCTGAAATAAAAAGATTATATTTAACTTAAATGCTAATCAGTGTGGTGGTATTTGTCAGCGGCGAACACTTGTATACAGGCAACAGAGAATccgccattcacaataggtgcaACCGTCATAGCGCAGGCTCATTGCACTCTCCTATAGACGTCAATGGGTCTCCTCAtatatatcaaactactaacgaccacttgtccgtgagtgactgagttacatgctccacccatgatcacatgacggtgatgtcatcacaggtccttcatcgaaTGTATCACATGCTCCGCTTGCActgtcaagcttgataaagaccaaatGTGGGTTGAAACGTAGCTTTATTTTTAAAGACATGGAGAAATAAAGGTTTACTGTTTTCATcttcaccatttatgctgccacattcTTTATACTATTTTTGAACTTCTGAAGGCATCTATGTTTGAAGTTCCCTGAGTGGCGCTGCATTGTAATCACCTCGCCTGAGTAAGGATTTGCCTGTGTGTGCTGTTGGACTCCATCTTCGTCAACATTTATATCTGCAAAGTCCTTCATCccagccacaatttcacctcagcgagcagctgaattaccggagctctgagctccgccccttatcacgacggtgacatcacaggtctttcaatattttgaccaactgcaACCGTCATCACAGGTCATTCACTACATTATATTataagtggcgcattgcaccaccagaaacactggtactataaataatactaataactagtattcacatacacactgaatggccacaATACTAGAGCCACCAGCCATTTCATGACTGGAGCTTCCCCGTATAAATAGAATTGTGACCCCCAGAGTGCTGCAGTGTAATCACTATCaatagaggtaactgcactgtaagcaCTATCACTGAaggcaactgcactgtaatcacaatCACTGGAGGTACCTGCACTGTAAGCACTATCACTGAAGGTACCTGCACTGTAAGCACTATCACTAAAGGTATCTGTACTATCAGCACTATCACTGAAGgcaactgcactgtaattacCATCACTTGAGGTACCTGCACTGTAAGTACTATCACTGAaggcaactgcactgtaatcaccatcACTGAAGGCAACTGAACTGTAATCACCATCACTGGAGGTACctgcactgtaaacactatcaCTAAAGCTATCTGTACTATCAGCACTATCACTGAAGgcaactgcactgtaattacCATCACTGGAGGTACTTACAATGTAAGTACTATCACTAAAGGTATCTGTACTATCAGCACTATCACTGAAGGCAACTGCACTATAATCACCATCACTGGAGGTACCTGCACTGTaagcactatcactggaggtacctGTACTGTaagcactatcactggaggtatctGTAATGTAAGCACTATCACTGAAggcaactgcactgcaatcaccatCACTGAAGGCAACTGAACTGTAATCACCATCACTGGAGGTACCTGCACTGTAACCACTATCACTAAAGGTATATGTACTATCAGCACTATCACTGAAGgcaactgcactgtaattacCATCACTGGAGGTACCTGCACTGTAAGCACTAACACTGGAGGTATCTGTACTGTAAGTACTATCACTGAaggcaactgcactgtaatcacattACTGAAGGCAACTGCACTATAATCACCATCACTGGAGGTACCTGCACTGTAAGCACTATTACTGGAGGTATCTGTACTGTAAGTACTATCACTGAaggcaactgcactgtaatcaccatcactggaggtacctgcactgtaagcactatcactggaggtacctgcactgtaagtactatcactggaggtatctGTATTGTAAGCACTATCACTGAAGGCAACTGCGCTGTAATCACCATCACTGGAGGTACCTGCACTGTaagcactatcactggaggtacctGCACTGTAAGCACTATTACTGGAGGTATCTGTACTGTAAGTACTATCACTGAaggcaactgcactgtaatcacaatCACTGAAGGCAACTGCACTATAATCACCATCACTGGAGGTACCTGCACTGTaagcactatcactggaggtacctGCACTGTAAGTACTATCACTGAAGGCAACTGCACTGTAAGCACTATCACTGTAGGTACCTGTACTGTAAGCActatcactgaaggtaactgcactgtaatcaccatcACTGGAGATACCTGCACTGTaagcactatcactggaggtatctGTAATGTCAGCTCTATCACTGAaggcaactgcactgtaatcacaatcactggaggtaactgcactgtaaacactatcaCTAAAGGTATCTGTACTATCAGCACTATCACTGAAGgcaactgcactgtaattactatcACTTGAGGTACCTGCACTGTAAGCACTATCACTGGATATATCTGTACTGTAAGCACTATCACTGAAGGCAACTGCATTGTAATCACCATCACTGAAGGCAACTGAACTGTAATCACCATCACTGGAGGTACctgcactgtaaacactatcaATTAAGCTATCTGTACTATCAGCACTATCACTGAAGGCAACTGCACTGTCATTACCATCACTGGAGGTACCTGTACTGTAAGCACTATCACTGGGGGTATCTGTACTGTAAGCACTATCACTAAAggcaactgcactgcaatcaccatCACTGAAGGCAACTGCACTGTaagcactatcactggaggtacctGCACTGTAAACACTATTACTGGAGGTATCTGTACTGTAAGTACTATCACTGAaggcaactgcactgtaatcacaatCACTGAAGGCAACTGCACTATAATCACCATCACTGGAGGTACCTGCACTGTaagcactatcactggaggtacctgcactgtaagtactatcactggaggtatctGTATTGTAAGCACTATCACTGAAGGCAACTGCACTGTAAGCACTATCACTGTAGGTACCTGTACTGTAAGCActatcactgaaggtaactgcactgtaatcaccatcACTGGAGATACCTGCACTGTaagcactatcactggaggtatctGTAATGTCAGCTCTATCACTGAaggcaactgcactgtaatcactatcactgaagGCAACTGCACTGTCATTACCATCACTGGAGGTACCTGTACTGTAAGCACTATCACTGGGGGTATCTGTACTGTAAGCACTATCACTAAAggcaactgcactgcaatcaccatCACTGAaggcaactgcactgtaatcaccatcACTGGAGGTACCTGCACTGTAAGCACTATCACTAAAGGCATATGTACTATCAGCACTATCACTGAAGgcaactgcactgtaattaccatcactggaggtacctgcactgtaagcactatcactggaggtatctGTACTGTAAGTACTATCACTGAAGGCAACTGCATTGTAATCACCATCACTGAAGGcaactgcactataatcactatcactgaaGGCAACTGCGCTGTAATCACCATCACTGGAGGTATCTGCACTGTaagcactatcactggaggtacctGTACTGCAAGCACTATCACTGAaggcaactgcactgtaatcaccatcACTGGAGATACCTGCACTGTaagcactatcactggaggtatctGTAATGTCAGCTCTATCACTGAAggcaactgcactgcaatcaccatCACTGAAGGCAACTGAACTGTAATCACCATCACTGGAGGTACCTGCACTGTAAGCACTATCACTAAAGGTATCTGTACTATCAGCACTATCACTGAAGGCAACTGCACTGTCATTACCATCACTGGAGGTACCTGTACTGTaagcactatcactggaggtatctGTACTGTAAGCActatcactgaaggtaactgcactgcaatcaccatCACTGAaggcaactgcactgtaatcaccatcACTGGAGGTATCTGCACTGTAAGCACTTTCACTGGAGGTATATGTACTGTAAGCActatcactgaaggtaactgcactgtaagcaCGATCAGTGATGTTGGCTTCAGTGTAATCActtaaagtgctgcggaataagttggcgctatacaaataaagattattattatattattattattattattattaatcacTATCTCTGAAagaaactgcactgtaatcactatcactggcgTTAGCTCCACAGTAGGCACTATCACTGGAAGTAACTGAACTGTAATCACTGTCAATGGTGTTCGCTTTACTGTATGACTATCAATGGCGGCAGCACCACTGTAATCACTATAACTGGTGTTGGCTGCAACGTAATCACTATCTTTCACCCGGGATGAAGAGTGCAGCTTGGAGGGCTCTCCGTGTCAGTACGACGGACCACGTGATAAGTCAGCGGACCACGTGATAAGTCAGCGGTGTCTGTTATACGATGGATCCAGCACGCCGTTATTTTCGTTTTTCTGCTCCCATGACAGAACATCATCCCATATTTACTATACATACAGGATGTGAATGATTCTGCGGGGAAGCGACTAGAATGGAGCCGCTTCCATCACAACCTCCGAGCAGCCCATCCATTCTGGCGTCTTCAGGATGACCTGGATATAATGTATGGGCTGCTGAGAGGACTGACGCTTCCATCTAGGAGCCCATACACTCTAGTCACTACCCTCTCATGACGCCCTGTCACCTGATTTACTCCTTTACGTCTTGTCATACAGACCACGTGCTACGGATATCatcatcacatgacagtgacgcgcCCTTCAGCCCTTCAATAGGTTTACGTTAACTTCTTCGTCCCCAGTTGACTTCTCATTGCGCATGCGCCAAGAGCTAATCTTGCTTTGAAATGGCAAATTTCTATGAAGTACGAAACCAAAGAAAGAGAAGTGCGGGCGGAAGTGACGTAAAGTTAGACTTACTCCTGGCGGAAGTTACGTGACTTGACTCTTACTCCTGGCGGAAGTGTGCGGTGATAGGCGGAAGTACCGAGCGGTCTCGTCCTACCTGAGGATGGAAGAGGAGAGTCTGGAATCC
Above is a window of Eleutherodactylus coqui strain aEleCoq1 chromosome 3, aEleCoq1.hap1, whole genome shotgun sequence DNA encoding:
- the LOC136620231 gene encoding serine-aspartate repeat-containing protein I-like, with the translated sequence MRSQLGTKKLTANLFRSTLSDYTEANITDRAYSAVTFSDSAYSTYTSSESAYSADTSSDGDYSAVAFSDGDCSAVTFSDSAYSTDTSSDSAYSTGTSSDGNDSAVAFSDSADSTDTFSDSAYSAGTSSDGDYSSVAFSDGDCSAVAFSDRADITDTSSDSAYSAGISSDGDYSAVAFSDSACSTGTSSDSAYSADTSSDGDYSAVAFSDSDYSAVAFSDGDYNAVAFSDSTYSTDTSSDSAYSAGTSSDGNYSAVAFSDSADSTYAFSDSAYSAGTSSDGDYSAVAFSDGDCSAVAFSDSAYSTDTPSDSAYSTGTSSDGNDSAVAFSDSDYSAVAFSDRADITDTSSDSAYSAGISSDGDYSAVTFSDSAYSTGTYSDSAYSAVAFSDSAYNTDTSSDSTYSAGTSSDSAYSAGTSSDGDYSAVAFSDCDYSAVAFSDSTYSTDTSSNSVYSAGTSSDSAYSAVAFSDGDCSAVAFSDSAYSTDTPSDSAYSTGTSSDGNDSAVAFSDSADSTDSLIDSVYSAGTSSDGDYSSVAFSDGDYNAVAFSDSAYSTDISSDSAYSAGTSSDSNYSAVAFSDSADSTDTFSDSVYSAVTSSDCDYSAVAFSDRADITDTSSDSAYSAGISSDGDYSAVTFSDSAYSTGTYSDSAYSAVAFSDSTYSAGTSSDSAYSAGTSSDGDYSAVAFSDCDYSAVAFSDSTYSTDTSSNSAYSAGTSSDSAYSAGTSSDGDYSAVAFSDSAYNTDTSSDSTYSAGTSSDSAYSAGTSSDGDYSAVAFSDSTYSTDTSSNSAYSAASSSQGVNVDKRQTKYPEVLYSCTLHDIN